The nucleotide window GTGGCTATAAAACAAGTATAGACTGGTGCACAGACTGCTTTAGGAGAGCACCGGCACAGTGCAGAGCATATCAATCAGAAATACCAACATTATCACTAATTTTTTTCTACTAATCTGTACAATTAAAGCCAGAAATACTCCTAGTATAATAACCCTCCAAAAATAGGAATGGACTAATTCTATACAGCTATACTTACTATGTTATTGAATTAAGCCCTAATTATTGCAGCTTTATGTCTGCTCAATGTTTTTAACAGTACATGAGGGCATTGTTGATAATTGCTATATTGCCTAATAAATATTGTATTCAGAGTTTTTCGGTGAGCAGATCTAGAGGCTGGGCAGGGTTTGGAGGGATTAGGGAGGCAGGAGTGAGGGGCAGAGTGAAattgtctttttttaatttagacTGGAGCTTCTCAAAATTGCATTGTCCCTTCATATTATTTTAACTTAAAATAATGACTCATGATTCATTGCTTTTTATTGATTGttgcaaaaataaatgtcatgattattgtgatattattatacattgtAGCTTATGTACAACACCCCAAACCTTATCGAAAACATGGCATCAGCCGAAAAAACACTCTAAACTTAAATTACTGAAATgtcacataaacatacatatcTGCCACTGCTCAGGCGGGCAGTGAAGCGTTGAACTGCTCCAACATTATTTTTTCCTGATTGAGGCATTGTCTGTAGTTTGGTTGGAGGGGAATATAGTGTGATAAGCAATACTAAAGGCTAGGCAGCGGAGGAGTTTAAAGCTGTCCTTAATAGTATGGAATATCAACGGCCAAGAGTCTAGTCACCACGAGTTGGGAAGTTAATGGGCTGGTGATAGATTCGATTCTGTAACATTCTGTAGATGATAGGGCTAGACTTTAAAAGTTAAAAGCGAGAGTTAACATAACGCAGCTGTTGGGATGAATTGAATGTAATCCGATGATTTGTGCAATTACTGGGTTGTATCTTCGTGGTTGaacacacttattgtaagtcgctttggatgaaagcgtcagcTTAATGTTTGCCTTAGCtctctgctaaatcttaaatacattgcactttctaaaaagcttttttaactttgcctttattttctattttaatgctaaaatgcctttttaactttctattttacccatttctttgcatatgttttcttttacttatctattatttcattttattgtatgacaatgtttatatgtgaagcactttgagtctgccttgtgtatgaaaagggctacataaataaagttgccttgccttaatgAATGCAATTTAATGAATGTTTTAACAGGTGTGTATTCTTGGAACAGACGTGTGTGGATACAGGGGCATGTATTCTAGGTCTGTTGTAACACTTGTGTGTTATAACAAGGGGATCAATGTATTCTCTTGTGTTGAAGACATGGGCCTCTGTCCTCCTTGTTATACGGGTGATGCGAAAAGAGTTGTTCGCCATTGACTGTCATTTAAACAATGCTTCAAACTTCCTCATTATATATGATCCTTTGTCATGTGATgcctgaaaatattttttataataattttaATAACTTTTACGTTGGCAGTGTCTGTGTCAGTATTTTTAGAAAGTTAAATCATTAAACAGTTGGCAGTGTAAATTAAAGCAGttttaatttaatataatattgatATGGTTCTGGTGATACTGGTGTACTGGTGTGCGTAtttagttgtttgtgtgttgttgcagGTATGACTGTCTGTGTTCTAACATGTATGTGTTTGCTGCTACAGCTTTGTGGAACGGCGTCCTTGCTGCCTCATGAATCTTTCGTCTAACAACATCACTGTGGTGACTGCATCGCGTTCTCGCGAAGGAGTCTACATAGCCGCAGCTAAGAATGTCATTGTTGTGGCACTCTTCGTCTCAATCAACTACATCAACGGCACCCTGGTCCACACCTTCTCCAAACACCAGGTACGCCATGTCCACATCTTTCTCCAAACACTAGTGtccccagtggtgtagtctacgggATATTCAGGTATGCGCCGTTTACCCACGAAGGAGGCTCCAGCATTTCCGTATGCCTACTTAGAAATGCGCAATGTCTCTTCAAAATGGCtggtttaatataatatataaggtGATGCGGAAATGACAGTAAAAATGGTCAGGAATGTTAATTTATGCACAAATTCGTTATTCTCACGATTTGCAGATAGGCCTTCTGTAAATTGGGTCTCGGTGGTTTTGAATTTTAAAAAAATGGGTCCCGGGATTAAAGGTTTTGGAACACTGTCCTAGAGCAAGATACCTTACCTGctacttaaagggatacttcaccggtggagatacaaaggttatatgaagtaccggtaaataattctatgtattctaaatgtgcaaaaaaaaaaaaaattgttcatcctagcctgagaaaaggcagaaagtggtctctctggctcaaagcagacatgggggactcgagtcacatgacttgactcgagtcagactcgagtcgcaaatttgaggacttgagacttgcttgactaacactgataaaagactcgacttgactttgacttggtcttcatgacttgagacttgacttagacttgagacagatgactcaaaatgacttttttaaagttagattaaaggttggatatgggatttgggatacgccagcagattttgaaaatacacaactcaaatggtcctacccttcaacgctgactctgactccacccattccatgtacatggacgcgcaatcacgcacgagcgcgaacacagatgcgcgagagtgagccaggctagctaggttggagtttagggttttCTTCTAGTGCAAGGTCCAAAtatggattagctagttagctagctccagtatctactgcaggataacaacaaacagaaacttgctctgggtcacgagcttttaGTACGCGCACGTGCACGAAGGGATcactcgcggggagcgggggagggggagggcagtaCGACCGTtcgattgacgtacttactgtccaatgccactcggtggttctgaaaatcattggctggagttttttgagccctgcccgttccacagatgatttaCTTGTTTAATtatcatgtcagtaggctacttctaactcagtggctgtaagtgggttataaggatttcaagtaattgtcaagtaaaattacaccgtcagagccagagcgtcagactgggctgttctcagcataccgcaaaaaaattaagagggttcaagttccagtccccaaattcagttgaaccactacctggacatttgtgatggacagagctgccttcagttttgggcctaTTCACATGGTTCacaatggttttggaatgttttgaatagtttgagttattgttaatgttaagactttgttattgttaatgttgaaataaaactcaacttatgaaccactctctttactgatttttaaatgtggaaactgggttagatcatcagatttttgtatgaattgacttgtgacttgcttgacctgagcagtgacttgacttgggacttgcttgattctcaccacagtgacttgggacttgcttgagacttgaaggttatgacttgagacttgcttgtgacttgcccATGAGTGACTTACTCCCAcctctggctcaaagtaagaaatcctccaACTACAACAGTGCATTGCGCTTGCTGCACCGCCCGCCTGTTTCCGTTTAGAAGGGGAAGGACCCATTTTACTAGCGCAAGGACCCATTTTACTAGTGCAAGTGGTAGCGCGAGCaaactttgtgtaaacatatttttttaacacattttttcaaacgcatcatttgtacagcataaaaacatttgctaattacaaTAGGTCAGCATATCAAGCATTTGTACTCAACCATTTCTCCCGAGGtgaaataagtgtttatcttatacagtaggtctactttagtataacagcacttgggttagtaaacaaatcacaacaaccaacatgaatttgaagttttattcatgaaaaaatatgaactatttacaaaaataaaaagtctAGGGTGCGCTTGCTAGAGTAAAAATTgtcacagctcatcttgagcatcgactgtctcctggtagccacggtactgcccatctggtgctgggtaattagctccgatggcctggacaacacaggaagccgataccgtcgaagaaagaaagagaacaacattagcaaagcaagCTAAATTTGGCATTGAGTAGCTTACACAGCATTACACAAACTTCAAGCTCCTCTTCTATTTGTCTCAATTCTTCCTGGCTGCATACTGGCTCGTACAAATAGCCCTGAATGTCAATAGATTTTCGAAAATCCACTTTGGATGTTTCCAATTGCAAATTTGCTTCTGCCTTGGGCGGAGGTTTGTGTCGGTCTAGTTCTCAAAGTggtgaagaaacatggcggacattgtgtttagacctcgtacgcgagctcccgcccccctcattccttattggtggggTTACAAATTTGCGGAAGCAGTgttttgtagtcctcggcccttctagcaggcaagcaaagttttactgagatgacgtcaaacgcgtcattttaCGTCATTTCAGGAGAAATTTAGATCAGGAAAGCTAGGCTAAGGGAAAactatattacaatagcgattttataatgatagaacgccggtcctGAAttggtgaagtatccctttaattaTAGGAATCTGAATTCTGttcaagtcactttggatagatGATAATAAAGCTTATGGGTTACGTTGCAGATCTTCTCTATGAACCCTCGCTACATCCTCTTCATCCACATGGTGCTGAACGACATGCTGCAACTGACCGTCTCCGTGCTGCTCTTCGTCCTCAGCTACGTCTTCTTCTCGATCAACGCGTGCATCTGCTGCTCACTGGTGACCCTCGCCGCCCTCACCACCCAGAACACACCCCTTAACCTGGTGTGCATGGCGACGGAGTGCTTCATCGCTGTGTTTCTGCCACTGCGCCATGCTCAGCTCTGCACCGTCAGGAGGACCTACACCCTGATCGGCCTCATCTGGTTGGTGAGCTCGGCGGCCATCATCCCCGATGTCCTGATCGCACTCGCCACCGAGCCCCTAGAGTACTTCCTCTCACGAGTGTTCTGCGTGCGGGATAACATCTTCCCCAAACTCATCGAGAAGGTCCACGTCTACAACATTGTGTTCCTCGTGCTGGTGTGGCTCATCCTGTTCTATGTCTACGTGAAGATCTTGGTCGCGGCCAAAGGGGCTAACGCCGACGCCAAGAAAGCCAGGGACACCGTCCTGCTGCACGCCTTCCAGCTGCTGCTCTGCATGCTGACCTACATCGCTCCTGTGCTGAAGCGTAGTCTGTTCCTCTGGTTCCCCAGACACTACGCCAATGCACTGTTTGTCTGTTACATCGTCATTCAGATGTTCCCCCGGTTCCTCAGTCCAATCGTATACGGCCTGCGAGACAAGACCTTCAGACAGTACCTGAAGAGAAATATGATGCTTAAAAAGATCAAGACTAAGATTGTCAAGCCTCTGCACTCCCTTAAATAGATCGTTGGTGGTTTGATTCGTTTCAGTTAAATAAAAGTGATGAAATGATTGGGGCAGACGTGGTCATTTCTAGAAAAAGGTCACAGTACTAAAAGGTACCACACTTTGTTTCTTAAAACATTAGAAAAATGTAAAATAGTTTCTGTTTGAGGTTTACTGAAGAATTATTGGAAAGGCTGGAGGCGAGAATGCTTTGACCATTCAAAGTTTCACTACTTgacataaataaagaattaTTTCAAGTTATTCAAGCAATTATTTTTTTAGCAAAAATCTGTGATGCATCACTGGAAAAAGGTACATGGTTATATTCGTATTATCAAGAAAGCGTACTATTTTTTGAGGCCATGAGCCTCCACAATAACTTCTCAAGATGATGAGATAAGAAATAGATAATCCAATATGATAATATTACTATTTGGGGATTTGGTAAGAGCAATAAGTTCGACATAGTTTCTCATTCTGAACATCAAGGAATGAAATGAccccacacaaataaataatatagcATCCAACAATAAatcatgtttacacacacacagacgcacatacacacacaaacacacacacacacacacacacacacacacacacacacacacacacacacacacacacacacacacacacacagacacacacacacacacacacacacacacacacacacacacacacacacacacacacacacacacacacacacacacaaacatacccaaacacaaacaaactatcCTGTACGTATGGTGAGACAAGTCCCAAGAGAAGGATGGCACACGTGCGTGCCACCCTTCTCTGAACAAACCTACATAAATTCCTCTCTGAGTGCTGACCCCCAGATGGTCCAGGACAAGATAGATTCTGGTCCCGATGTCCCTGGCTGAGGTCGGTATGTCTCTCTTTTGCTACTTTCTGTCTATTGAATGTATCTACTGTCTATTTATCTACTGGCCGCCTGTGTGCCTACAACCTGAATGATCTACAGTAGTGTTTCCCCAAACTTGGGGTCAGGACCCCACTGCCGGTAACCTGATATTACTTTGGTTTTTTTAGGATATCCTGGCATAAAGTATAAGCTCCAGGAGATGTTTGATGGTATgttcttttaaaatgtataatatCTCATGAAATACAATGGTGTTACTACAATGTAACTTCTTAATTTAAGGCCTACTCATTTTGACTGAAAGGGAGAAAAATGTATTGCTCAATAGAAAAAGCT belongs to Gadus morhua chromosome 13, gadMor3.0, whole genome shotgun sequence and includes:
- the LOC115557387 gene encoding odorant receptor 131-2-like; this translates as MNPRYILFIHMVLNDMLQLTVSVLLFVLSYVFFSINACICCSLVTLAALTTQNTPLNLVCMATECFIAVFLPLRHAQLCTVRRTYTLIGLIWLVSSAAIIPDVLIALATEPLEYFLSRVFCVRDNIFPKLIEKVHVYNIVFLVLVWLILFYVYVKILVAAKGANADAKKARDTVLLHAFQLLLCMLTYIAPVLKRSLFLWFPRHYANALFVCYIVIQMFPRFLSPIVYGLRDKTFRQYLKRNMMLKKIKTKIVKPLHSLK